The following nucleotide sequence is from Glycine max cultivar Williams 82 chromosome 9, Glycine_max_v4.0, whole genome shotgun sequence.
CGGTGATCCTAAAAGCAACTTTCGACCATAACTCtgcccacttttttttttttaataaagaaaattcgATTTCGACATCCCAAAATGTAAACGACCATATTTTATCAATACTATTGATTCTTTCAGTCAGGTTACCATCTACTTAAACGAAATCAAGAATGTTGTGCGAGtgttataaaatttcattttttaatagtgtatttaattcttatggataaaacaaatacaaatactAGGGTGTTTGTAGGTTTTTTTGGGAGAAAACTAAACAAGAACTTTGTAAGAAAACTAGTTGATCAAATCAAAAGACTAgtgaattattatatataatgatctATTAATCATCTTAGCATTTCTAACATGTAGACATTGCTACAAATTTTTAGAATGATCTCCCAATTAAGTACGTAAACTTGTGTAACACCACGGAGTTATCATTTTGTTatgcttatatttatatttatgtatcAACTTCAAGACTAAGATCCCAAATATATAACACCCCGCAAAGATGATTAATTCCAATAACGAAGAGTGAGTTCAGATTAGAGCCACAGAGCCCCAGCTTCTTTGAGGAGAGGAACTAGGGTGCCGTTAATGTGGCTGGCCATGAGGGTTTGCACCCCACCAAGAAACTTGCCGCCGATGAAGACGGCGGGGATGGGCTGGTGGGACCTGGCAAGCTGGTAGAGGACGGATCGGATGTCGGGGCCATCTGCCTGCTCGTTGAGCTCCACCACGGTAGGGCTAACGCCCAGACTGAAGAGGAGGTGCTTGACCACGGTGGACATGCAGCAGTCGCTCATGCTGAACACCACCACAGCGTTGCACGACACCAGGTGGTCCACCGTCTCGTAGGGTCTCATCTTGTTAAGCCCAAGCGATAATGATGATGACAGTGATGGTGGTGACGGTTGTATTGTTTCCACTTGAGTGGCAGATTTCATGACTTGCATCTTGGTATGTTGCTACAAACTTTAGAGATATGAGAACTATTGGACAGAAATTAATAGAAGAAGGGTTGTTGGTGTTTATATAGAGAGTGAGATAGGTGAGGTTGGGGTGTGATATTTTATGTATGGGAATGTTGGGAcacaaaataatcttatttatcTTCGTAAAATAAGTGTtattttttcacacaaaaaagttaataaataaataaaagataatgatgattttacaaaattaattttagtattaattttacatttaaagttagagtataatttattaagaatattaatgaaaaaataattcatattatattgaaaagttaaatattaacatttattttaatataaagtttttttctgAAACAGgacatttgtttttattttgaaacggAAGGAGTAGATGTTATTGCATGGGATTTTGTGTAACGTTGTAGCATGAGTCAAAGTGCACGACGGGAGTGAGTCCACAGGCACAAAATGAGTGAGTTTCTTGCGAAAGTACGGATCAACAGCACAAGCCAATTGAgggggaaaaaaatgaaaaaaagggtCATAAATTGTGAGTGGGGATTGGATATTTGTCTTGCCCTTTGCCTcgatgagagagagaaagtgagagaTAATGTATATGGCGTCACTATCGATCTCCAAAATAAGAAgaggtgaagaaaaaaaaaaaaggagtgaaagagaaagagaaagggagAATGGAATGATAGGGTAGAAGAAACCGTAGAAACTAGAAGAGAGGACGAGAGGATCACGCGTTGTttgaaggagaaagagaaagcaAATAAGAATTCAGAGTAATAGACAGACACACACTACATACATGCTATGCTACTCATGCATGATATGGGTAACTGATAAGCAAGACAAAAGCTGGTAACACATGCATACCAAATATATATGGTACTAGTAAAGTTGCAATTTCAGCCTCAAGCGATCGATTCTTCCTCGGGTTGTTATAATATCCTTGACTGAGAAATATAATCTTCTAAATGTGCCATAATCTTATGAGAAAGTGAATAAACTTGCTTTGTTTTGTGTCAATGATTTAATGacttcaactattttttatttcactatttatcaaataatcatTAAAGgtgtttaatattttgaatatgataaCACATCATTAAACGGTATTGttaaaagtattatatatatttatttatttattggtcaTATATTTCTATTGGTAAcagaataatattatatattcttttaactAGATACACTACTATAAAATATGCTTTTATATTCCACATCAGATGTTGAAAATCGTCTTGGAAGAATAAGCagtgaaaattttgtaattatcacGTGTAAACCACCATGGTGGACCGAAAGCCATCTTCAAATGAATAATACAACAACGGGTCATATTATGACCGTCGTAGAAATCACAAATTGACAACATTTTCTTTTAACATTGTCGTGGAATTCATCGATATTAACCCTCGTGCGCACATGTGCCTCAGCTCCTACCCTAACACAAACATTAACAAGGTACATTTTATCCCCTAACTCAGCGAACATCCTTCATCACTAACCGGCTATCTATCTTCCTAAGATCTCCCCGCACGTGGAAAAACGTCCTGCCCCGCTGTGTAACCCTGAGATTTTTGAGGTTTGTTTTTAGGCTCTCTTTGTCACATGTAAGTTTACTGCTTTATGGGGTTCAATGGGTTATGAAATGGTGGGGCTAAATATACCGTTCAAATGGGTTGTTCAATGTACACccaatttgtattttaaagtaTTTCATGTTATTTCAACAGCTGGTATGCAACATGTGTTGGAGCTCATTTTGTTATGTCGGCATGTTCTTCTGTAGGTCAATTAGTTTAATTTGAGTTCCATTCATGGTTTTCAGTGTGAGAAAGTCATTTGACGTTCCTGTTGATAATTGCAGAAGAAATCTACTAAAAAGAAGCATCCCAAAAACTTGGTGCTTGCGTCTAAACTATTTTACATTATTGAATGTGCTCCAACTACTCAAGGAGAAACTACTTAGTAAGGTTTAGCTTTTTCTAGGACTTGATTTAAATCTTTTCACAccaagttcaaaaaatgcaggCTGTTTGTGTTTATAAATTACCGTGTACAGAGCTTTATTTCGAAAACCTTTAACTAGGGTAATTCTTGCCTTGAATTGTCTGAGATCAAGTCACAAGTTTTGGAAATTTTTGTTCTATGTTTTGCATCTCTATGATGTTCTTATTTATTCTTTGCCACCAATCTTAATTCTGTTGTTTGATGC
It contains:
- the LOC100797192 gene encoding glutaredoxin-C9, producing the protein MQVMKSATQVETIQPSPPSLSSSLSLGLNKMRPYETVDHLVSCNAVVVFSMSDCCMSTVVKHLLFSLGVSPTVVELNEQADGPDIRSVLYQLARSHQPIPAVFIGGKFLGGVQTLMASHINGTLVPLLKEAGALWL